The Campylobacter concisus genome has a window encoding:
- a CDS encoding protein-L-isoaspartate(D-aspartate) O-methyltransferase: MTQLEAIKCQNLASDIADEITLSPLLFDAISTTEREIFVPIPAHAYKLDAQPILGNQWISSPLTVAKMTMALECENVDNILEIGCGSGYQAAILSKLAHRIFSVERIEKLAMEAKKRFETLKIKNVHVRYDDGNNGWRSYAPFDRILLSAAADEISPNLFSQLKNGGILVAPIKKDGKQFIAKFRKDESGNLEKEFLDECLFVPLLEGRE; encoded by the coding sequence TTGACCCAATTAGAAGCGATAAAATGCCAAAATTTAGCTAGCGACATAGCCGATGAGATCACACTAAGTCCGCTTTTGTTTGACGCGATATCAACAACCGAGCGTGAAATTTTCGTGCCCATCCCTGCACATGCTTACAAGCTTGACGCGCAGCCGATACTTGGCAACCAATGGATCAGCTCGCCGCTAACTGTTGCTAAGATGACGATGGCGCTAGAGTGCGAAAATGTGGATAACATCCTAGAAATAGGCTGTGGCAGCGGCTATCAAGCAGCGATACTAAGCAAGCTCGCGCATAGAATTTTTAGCGTCGAGCGCATAGAAAAGCTAGCCATGGAGGCCAAAAAACGCTTTGAGACGCTAAAGATCAAAAACGTACATGTAAGATATGATGATGGCAACAACGGCTGGCGAAGCTACGCGCCGTTTGATAGGATTTTACTCTCGGCTGCTGCTGATGAGATCTCGCCAAATTTGTTTAGCCAGCTAAAAAATGGCGGCATCTTGGTCGCTCCGATAAAAAAAGACGGCAAGCAGTTTATCGCTAAATTTAGAAAAGACGAGAGCGGAAATTTAGAAAAAGAGTTTTTAGACGAGTGCCTTTTTGTGCCACTTCTTGAGGGCAGAGAGTAG
- a CDS encoding outer membrane beta-barrel protein, giving the protein MKSSFLKASMIACAVCSFAMAEGAFIGYEGGYSFASNVKLSEANDGARLRKGQFNSGVKAGYDFDSFRAYGAYFYNFQTKKELEDDGEKYTIKWNKHSFLVGADYTPSITSDVKLVAGAYTGVSRIKFKVDNSDSAQHSTGFVLGTKFGAEYLLDQNNILEAGVKADYTFYRKIEEVKVRESNIGLYVGYTYKF; this is encoded by the coding sequence ATGAAAAGTTCATTTTTGAAAGCTAGCATGATTGCATGTGCGGTTTGCTCATTTGCTATGGCAGAGGGAGCATTTATTGGTTACGAGGGCGGATACTCTTTTGCGTCAAATGTAAAGTTATCTGAGGCTAACGATGGAGCAAGACTTAGAAAAGGTCAATTTAACAGCGGTGTAAAAGCTGGTTATGATTTTGACAGCTTCAGAGCTTATGGTGCTTATTTTTATAATTTTCAGACTAAAAAAGAGTTAGAAGATGATGGTGAAAAATATACAATTAAGTGGAATAAACACAGCTTTCTAGTAGGTGCTGACTATACTCCAAGTATTACTAGCGATGTTAAGCTTGTAGCAGGTGCTTATACTGGCGTTTCAAGAATAAAATTTAAAGTAGATAATTCAGATAGTGCACAACACTCAACTGGTTTTGTGTTGGGCACAAAATTCGGTGCTGAGTACCTGCTTGATCAAAACAATATTTTAGAGGCTGGTGTTAAGGCTGACTATACTTTTTATAGAAAAATTGAAGAAGTTAAAGTTAGAGAGAGCAACATCGGTCTTTACGTAGGCTACACTTATAAATTTTAA
- the recJ gene encoding single-stranded-DNA-specific exonuclease RecJ yields MLTKEDIRNLLARRFCNDIHKKLSEIPTPSALKDIYKGANRIKEAIERNEHIAIVGDYDVDGVVSSVILAEFFDDLGVKNYLVKIPNRFKDGYGLNPEIIDELASDVSLIITVDNGISANEAASICKEKGIDLIITDHHMPPTVLPEAYAIINPKQEDCNFPNIEICGAEVAWYLVGALKDVCKLNYDMSKFLELLAIAIIADMMELRDMNRMLVRMGICKLNASKRSAFCVIKEFYGKDKFECDDISFLIAPLINSAGRMDDAMNSFNFLRAKSIEEAYNYLDTIIEFNNSRKEEERQLFECSLKDVKEDDEVIITWGEQWHEGVIGIVASRLAKHFAKPAIVFSIDKGRAKGSARSVGKLDILSLIASHEDLLTSYGGHKGAAGLTLAPENLKKFKEAINKSCSCLNMQECKSSDELLGDIMPSEIDFELLEILEFYEPYGQKNPRPVFKIENAVVKNERLIGRDQNHLKLILQKDNKTLEALFFNFTRHVRVGEMIDIIFCVSKNSFRGLVTPQLLIREIL; encoded by the coding sequence ATGTTAACTAAAGAGGATATTAGGAATTTACTAGCACGTAGATTTTGTAACGACATACACAAAAAACTTAGTGAAATTCCAACGCCAAGCGCTCTAAAGGATATCTACAAAGGCGCTAATCGCATCAAAGAAGCGATCGAGAGAAACGAACACATCGCTATTGTTGGCGATTATGACGTTGATGGCGTGGTTTCAAGTGTGATTTTAGCCGAGTTTTTTGATGATCTTGGCGTAAAAAACTACCTAGTAAAGATCCCAAACCGTTTTAAGGACGGATATGGCTTAAACCCTGAGATCATCGACGAGCTGGCAAGCGATGTAAGTCTAATAATCACCGTCGATAACGGCATCTCAGCCAATGAGGCAGCTAGCATCTGTAAAGAAAAAGGCATCGATCTCATCATCACAGATCACCACATGCCACCAACCGTTCTGCCTGAAGCCTACGCCATAATCAATCCAAAACAAGAGGACTGCAACTTTCCAAATATCGAAATTTGCGGTGCTGAAGTGGCTTGGTATTTGGTTGGAGCGCTAAAGGATGTTTGCAAGCTAAACTACGATATGAGCAAGTTTTTAGAGCTTTTAGCCATCGCGATAATAGCTGATATGATGGAGCTAAGAGATATGAACAGGATGCTTGTTCGCATGGGTATTTGCAAGTTAAATGCCTCGAAGCGCTCGGCATTTTGCGTCATAAAAGAGTTTTACGGCAAGGATAAATTTGAGTGCGATGATATTAGCTTTCTTATAGCGCCTCTTATAAATTCAGCCGGACGCATGGACGATGCGATGAATTCATTTAACTTCTTGCGTGCAAAGAGCATCGAAGAGGCTTACAACTACCTTGATACGATCATTGAGTTTAACAACTCCAGAAAAGAGGAGGAGCGCCAACTCTTTGAGTGCTCACTAAAGGACGTAAAAGAGGACGATGAGGTCATCATCACTTGGGGAGAGCAGTGGCATGAAGGCGTGATAGGCATCGTGGCTAGCCGCCTTGCAAAGCACTTTGCAAAGCCAGCTATCGTCTTTAGCATCGATAAAGGTCGCGCAAAAGGCAGTGCTAGAAGCGTTGGCAAGCTTGATATCTTATCACTCATCGCAAGCCACGAAGATCTGCTAACAAGCTACGGCGGTCACAAAGGTGCAGCTGGACTGACACTCGCGCCTGAAAATTTGAAAAAATTTAAAGAGGCGATAAATAAAAGCTGCTCATGCCTAAATATGCAAGAGTGCAAAAGCTCAGATGAGCTACTTGGCGACATAATGCCAAGCGAGATCGACTTTGAGCTACTTGAAATTTTGGAATTTTATGAGCCGTATGGACAGAAAAATCCGCGCCCAGTCTTTAAGATAGAAAACGCTGTCGTAAAAAATGAAAGGCTCATAGGTAGGGATCAAAACCACTTAAAACTTATCTTGCAAAAAGATAACAAAACGCTTGAGGCGCTATTTTTCAACTTCACAAGGCACGTTAGAGTAGGCGAAATGATAGATATCATCTTTTGCGTATCTAAAAATTCGTTCCGCGGTCTTGTTACGCCACAGCTTCTCATAAGAGAAATTTTATAG